GAATACAGACTTTCAAAAACAGACACACCTTGGAGCGATACTTATACAATTATTGAGCAATCGGATGGTGAAATGATTCATCCTGTTTCTTATAGTTTTACAATAGGTGAAGAGAATTGGATTTTTGAAGTAACTCCTGAAAACGGATGGAGAAATACTACATTAATAGCAATAATTATCGGATTTTTTACTCTTATCCTCTTACTTTTATGCGGGCTTACGCGGATGTGGTTAGTATCGAAGGAGAATAAAAATAAATTCCAAATACTGGCACACACGGATTCTCTTACCAATATTCACAATCGTTATAGATTTGATGAATTGGCAGAAGAGATGATAGACAAAAATCCGAAAGAACATTTTATAGCCGCACTCCTTGATATCGATGATTTTAAGTTTATTAATGATATCTATGGACATGTTTATGGAGACAGAGCATTAAAAAACCTGGCAGATAACATGAAAGCTTTTTTTCCACATGATGTAGTGCTTGGAAGAAATGGTGGTGATGAATTCTGCATCCTTCTGCCAAATTATACCTTTAAAGAAGCAGAAGAACTATTTCAGGAATTCACCAAAATTCCAAAAACATTTACATACAAAGGAAAAGAATATCCATTTTATATTTCTCTTGGATATGCGGAATATCCAACATTTGCACCCAACTATGCGCAACTCATGCGCTGTGCAGATGCCGCTCTTTATGAGATAAAACTTCATGGGAAAAATGGATGTATGGCTTACAGAAAAGGACTTCAATCAGGAGTCCGCAAACAGCTTGGCTTTGCGTTTAAAGACATTGCTGAACATCTTCCTGGTGCATTTATCATATACAAAGCGGATAAAAAAGACGATGAACTATTTTATGCAAACCATGAATTTCTTCATATGACTGGTTATAAAAATATTGATGAATTCTTTAAACTCACAAAAAAGAGGTTTCGCAATCTGATCCGTGAAGATGAGCAACAACAGATAGAATCCAGCATCTGGGAACAAATTGACAGTGGCAATGAAAATGACTATATTCACTTCCATCTTCGAAAAGCTGATGGTTCTTATCTTTCTGTACTCGACCATGGAAGAATCGTGGAGAGTCCGCAATACGGACGAGTATTTTATGTTCTGTTTATGGACTGGGAGGATATGCACATTCATTACAAGGATAAATTTTCAGAATAAAAAATAAAATTCCAGCCCGATGGAAGATAAACTTCCACCAGGCTGGAATTTTATTTAATTGCCATCCAAAATGCCCTATATTCATCACGCGTCCTCTTCTCCGTAATGTTTACTCAATGAGAATCCTCTTCCGCGTACTTCTGTAACTCTGCTGACAATCATAAAAGCCTCTGGATCAATATGTCTGATTAATCTCTCAACCTGTGGAAGCTCACGATTAGATACAATACTCAACACAATCTGTGTTTGTTCCTGCCGATATCCGCCTTCACCATACAACATCGTCACACCTCTGTCTACCTGCGCAAGAATCGCCTGACGTATTTCTTCCACATGACTACTAATAATCTTCACTTCTGTCTTAGTATTTCCCATCATCAATACTTTGTCCAACACTGTCGTATAGATCATAACCAGCAACACACCATATAAAACACGCTCTGGAGGATTATATACAATCTGCAGAACCAAAATTAATATATCAAATACATTCAAACTAAGCGACACAGGAATTCGAAAATACTTATTCAATACCAACGGCGGAATATCCATACCTCCTGTAGAAGCTCCCGTTCGGATCACAATTCCCAGACCAATCCCGATTCCAAGTCCGGCAAATATGGTATTCAGCATTGGATCAGTCGTAATCACCAGATCACCGAAAATATGATTGGCCGCTTCCAATGCGATTGGATAAGTAAAAGAACTGATAACTGTTGTCAGTGCAAATTTCTTGCCAAGAAGCGTCCATCCAACTAGTAACATCACAATATTAAACACTAAGACAAACCCAGAAATTGATGCTCCTGTAAAATGCTTCACTACCAGACCGATACCGGTTGTTCCTCCTGTCATCAGATTCCCCGGCAAAAGAAAAAGTCTGATTACAAAGGCATAGAGAATATTTCCTAAAATAACCGTTACAACTGTACCTACTCTCTTTAAATGTGCTTGATCCATAACAACCTCCAATTACTTATATACTTTTAACTAACATTCCCCAATACAGAATATTATACTGAGAAACACTTCCTTTTTTCAATAATAGTTTTTATAAATAATCAGAGAAATCCCCGCAATCAATTATAGAGAAACGGCTGTTTTGTCAAATTATATATCAAATTGAATCCACCTTATCAGTCGGCCATGATTTTCTGAGTGCCGCATAAGAAATCAAAAAGTTTGCGAGCCATCCAGCCGGTACAGCAAGCCAGACAAATGCAATACCAAAACGAGGGGCACAGATTAAGGCAACTGACAATCTTATTGCAAGATTTACCATATTTGCAATAAGAAATGGCCGCATGATTCCAAGCCCACGAAGAACTCCATCTGTTGCCATCTTGATACCCATGAAAATGAAAAAGTAGCCTAGCCATCTCATATAATCCCCTGATACCTGATAAGCTAAAGCAGTTCCGTCTTTTCCTAAGAATAACGAAGAAATTTGCGTATGCAATGTCTCAATAACTATAAAGGCAAGAACTGCAAAACATAAATCTAACACCAGTGCAGCATGATATCCTTTTTTGATACGTTCGATTTTCTTTGCACCAAGATTTTGGGAAACATACGGCGAAACTGCATTTCCAATAGATACAAATATCAGTGAAAATACATTCTCTACTCTCATCGTTGCCGAATAACCCGCTAGTGCCTGTGTACCAAATGGATTTACAACCGCCTGTACGATCATCATCCCAATTGACACTGTAGCCTGCTGAAGAACCGAAGGTACAGCAATTCGAAGCATTGAACGTAACTCCTGCCCGTCAAACCAGCTAAAGTGACTTTTATATCGGCGCATCCGACTAAAGAAAATCAAAAGTGAAAATACTGCAGAAATTCCCTGTGCAATAAGAGTCGCAAGGGCTGCACCAAACACGCCAAGACCAAGTCCAGCCACCATCCAAAGGTCCATAAATATATTTAAAACCGAAGAAAATATTAAAAGACCTAACGGAATCTTTGATTCGCCGATTGAAGTGAACATCGTTGAAAGGATATTGTACATAAACAGAAACGGAAATCCCACAAAATAAACTCGAAGGTACAGTACCGCTTCATCCAATATATCAGCAGGTGTCTGTAATAAACTCATCATTGGATGGGAAAAGCAAAATCCAAATAGTCCCAGAAGTATACTTAGGATCAGAAAACTAATCAATGATGTCGACACAATCGTTTTCATTTTGCTATAATCCCGAGCCCCAAAATAACGGCTCACAAGCACCCCTGCACCTACACCGGCACCCAATGCTACACAAATAAATACATTCGTAAGTGCGGCGCAGGCACCAACTGCAGCAAGTGCAGATGAACCAACAAACTGACCAACAATAATAGAATCAGCCATATTATATACTTGTTGAAAAAAACTGCCTAGAATCATAGGCATTGCAAAAACAGTCAGCGCTTTAAGAGGCACATCTGTAATTAAATATTCATCTTTTGACATTGTCTTATTCTCCTTCTATAGAGATTTATTTTATATCTTCAAAACACAAAATGCAAATGTCGTTATGATCAATCAACATTTTCCGATAAATTGAATATGCAATATACACAAAAAATAATTGTGTTTTTTTAATATAAAGTCAATAGACAATCATACATAAGAATATTATAATCCATATTGAATCAGTCGATTAATATTATTATGTATATGCTGGAGATTGGTCCAGTGTTTCTACCAACTACCGTAAAGAGTTGACTACATAAGTTCTATGTGGTGACTCTTTTTTTGTTTTCCTAAAAAAGACTTTGTGATAGGAGGTTTGAATTATGAATAAAAAGAAAATGATTAAAGCTTTAAAAGGTCAGATTGTATATTCTGAATCTTCAAACAAATTAAAGATTTGTGAAAATGGATATCTTGTATATGAAGCAAATAAAATTAAGGGCGTGTATCCAACACTTCCGGAAGAATATGAAGGAATATTGGTAGAGGATTATGGAAACAGAATCATTGTTCCTGGATTTGTAGATTTACATGTACATGCACCACAATATGCTTTCCGTGGATTAGGCATGGATATGGAGCTTTTAGACTGGCTGGAGACAAATACTTTTCCAGAGGAGTCAAAATATAAAGACATAATTTATGCCCAAAAAGCTTATCAGATGTTTGTAGACAATCTGAAGAAAAGCGCAACAACAAGAGCATGTATATTTGCAACGATTCATAAAGAATCAACTATTTTATTGATGGATATGCTTGAAAAAGCCGGGCTTGCTACAATGGTTGGTAAAGTGAACATGGATCGCAATTCACCGGATTATCTGAGAGAAGAAACAGAAGAAAGTGTAAACGAAACAATCTCTTGGCTTGAAGAAGTACAAAAGAAACAGTACCAACATACAAAACCTATTTTGACTCCTCGATTTATACCAAGCTGTACAGATGAACTGATGTGTAAACTGAAAGATATTCAGGAAAAATATCAGATTCCGGTACAGTCTCATCTTTCAGAAAATTATGGCGAAATTTCATGGGTACAGGAATTGTGTCCAAAATCAGAATTTTATGGAGACGCATATGATCAGTTTGGATTGTTTGGAAGAGACAGCAAGACAATTATGGCTCATTGCGTACATTCAGACGAGAGAGAAATTAAAAGAATGAAGGAGAATGGTGTGTTTATCGCACATTGTCCGGAATCTAATACGAATTTATCCTCAGGAGTTGCACCTGTCAGACAATATTTGGAAGAAGGAATGCATGTAGGATTAGGAAGTGATATTGCTGCCGGATCCACTGAAAATATGTTTGTTGCTATGCGGTATGCCATTCAGGCTTCAAAACTACGCTGGAGATTGAAAGATGAAAAACTGTCCCCATTAACTATGCCTGAAGTATTTTACATGGCTACAAAGGGCGGCGGAGAGTTTTTTGGTAAAGTAGGAAGTTTCGAAGCAGCGTACGAAATGGATGCCGTAGTGCTTGATGATAAACGCTTAATCCATCCACAGGAAATGAATGTGGAGCAGCGGTTAGAACGAATGATTTATTTGGCGGACGAACGAGAAGTCTATGCTAAATATGTAGTAGGAGAAAAAGTATCTGATTAACGGAAAGAAGATGGATTTGCAAGTTTTTTTACATTTTAGTACTTGGTTTGAAAACTGATGGAAGAATAACACGATACTGTGATAGAATAAGAAAAATGGTTAAACGAACTATTGTTGAGTGAGTAACAGCAAAAGTAAGCATGACTGGAAAGTGCTTGTGATCTTAGGGATTAAGAGAGGATACAGATTATGGAAGATTCTTACGTATTACAACTATTAAAACCAAAGTTTAAAGATTTTCATTTGTGTTTCTGCGGATTTGCAGAATGTAAGCCATTACATAGCTATGGACCGGCCGCAAGACCCAATTATATTTTGCATTATGTAATGAAGGGCAAAGGTATCTATCAGGTTGGTGAAACGAAGTATCCGCTGAAAGAAGGACAGGCCTTTCTGATTGAACCGGAAAGCCTTACCTTTTATCAGGCAGATAAAACGGACCCATGGTCTTACCTTTGGGTAGGATTTGGTGGTACGGAGGCACAGAGATTTGTCAGAGATCTCGGACTGAACAGTCGTCAGCTTACATGCGAGTGTGAATATGGAGAAGAACTGAAAGAAATTGTATTTGAAATGCTTCATCATACGAGTTCAACTGCAGAAAATCTTTATTATCTCCAGGGAAAATTGTATCAGTTTTTCTCCGTGCTGGCTCGCGGGATTGAAATTCAGCAATATGCGGATGATACAAAAGAAAGTATACATGTACAGGAAGCAATTGCCTATATAAAGAATTACTATTCACAGAAAATCACAGTGGAAGATATAGCTGATTATCTGGCACTTAACCGAAGTTATTTATATACAATATTTAAGAACAGTCTTGGAATCTCGCCGAAGGATTTTTTGACGAAATTTCGAATTTCCAGAGGAAAGGAGCAGCTCACACTTACAGATCTCTCTGTGGAGGAAATCGCAGTTTCTTGTGGTTATCGCAATTCACTTGCTTTCGGCAAAGTATTTAAACAGAAAATGGGAATGACGCCGACCCAATATCGTAATGATAACAGAAAGGCTGCCCGAGAACAATTGATCAGTGCACAAAACGAACTGAAAGAATATAAGAAGCATAAAACAATTTATGTAGGAAACATTGAAAAAGAATAGATAAAATGTTTAAAAAAGTATCTGATACCTAACATTTGAGATATAACTCTTAACAAAAAGGTATAACGGATGCTTTTTTTGTACGCTATACTTGTATCAACAAACATAAGGAACAAGTGCACAGGTTTCTTCACTTAAACAACAAATAAACAAATGAGTGTTAGAGGAGGAGAATCATGGAAAATCAAAAGGATACTCAGAAAAATCCGCAATATAAATATGCGTCTACAAGAGAAAAATTATGTTTTGGAATTGGAGCAATCGGCAAAGATGCGATTTGCAATTTAGTAGGAGCATTTTTAATGCTTTATTTTACAGATACTTTGTATCTGGCACCGGCATTTGTCGGCGTACTGTTTTTGGTAGCAAGAATATGGGATGCGATCAATGACCCGATGATGGGAATGATCGTTGACAATACACATACACGTTTTGGTAAATTCAGAATCTGGCTTGTAATCGGAACATTGGTAAATTCAGTTGTATTTGTTTTGTTATTCCACAGTTTTAACCTGTCAGGAACAGCATTGTACGTATATGTATCCGTTATGTACATTTTATATGGAATGACTTATACGATCATGGATGTACCTTACTGGTCATGGCTTCCTAACCTGACAAATGACCCGCGTGAACGTGAGAAAGTTTCCGTAATTCCAAGATTTTTCGCAAGTCTTGCAGGATTTTCAGTAGCAACATTTGGGCTTTATATTATCAATTACCTGAATAAAGCAGCAGGCGAGAGCAATCTCTACGCAGAAAAAGGATATACACTTTTTGCAATTATTATCGCAGTTATTTTCATCGTTACAATCGGAATTACTGTATTTAATGTAAAAGAGGAATCAACAGTAGGTATATCAGCAGAAAAGACAAGTCTGAAACAGGCATTTCATGTAATTGTAAAAAATGATCAGTTGCTTGCATTTATCGGATTACTTTTGACATTTAACCTTTGTACACAGATTGCAAAAAGCTTTGCTGTGTATTATTTCAAATGTGTATGCCACGATGAATATCTGTATTCTATCTTTGGATTTGCAATTATTGCTGAGATGGCAGGACTTTTATGCTTCCCAAAAATCGCAGCAAAAATTAGCCGTGAAAAGGTATACGCATTTGCATGTGGACTTCCAATTGCTGGATTTGTACTGCTCGGTGCAGCAGGATATGTAGCACCACAGAGTAATGTATTAGTTGTTGTATGTTGTGCACTGCTTTTCTTCGGATCAGGTCTTTCACTTGGAGTAACAACATGCTGTATGGCAGACGTTATCGACTATGGAGAAGTAAAATTTGGTGTACGAAATGAAAGCGTAACATGCTCTGCACAGACATTTCTTATGAAGGCAGCTACGGCAGTAGCAGGTGGATTAACAGGAATTGGTCTTCAGATTGTAGGATACAACGCAAAAGCGGTAACTCAGAGCGCAGCGACCGTAATGGGTATTCGCGTGTTAATGCTTGTGATTCCAATCATTCTTGCATGTGCAAGCTTTGGTATTTACAAAAAATACTACACTTTAAAAGGTGAGAAGATGGAAGAAATCACAAGAAAAGTAAATGAAATGCATGCGAAAAAGCAGACAGCTTAAGAGTCAACAATTCAATTATAAAAGGGGTAGTATATGAGACAGATTATTTTTCACGAGGAAACAAAAACTTTCCATTTATACAATGAAAAAATCAGTTATATCTTATGTGTATTAGAAAATGGACATCTGGGACAATTATATTTTGGAAAACGACTTCATGATAAAGCAGATTTTTCTTATCTGGTTGAGAAATGTGAACGCCCAATGACATCATATATATATGAATGGGATCGTACTTTTTCATTGGAACATATCCGACAGGAATATCCTGTTTACGGTACGACAGATTACAGACATCCGGCAATTGAATTGTTGCAGGAAAACGGCAGCAGGATTAGTGAGTTCCAATATGACAGCTATGAGATCATTGATGGAAAACCAAAGCTTCCCGGATTGCCGGCAACTTATACAGAGTCTGAGGGGGAGGCGCAGACATTGCGTATCTTCCTGAAAGACGCTCTGACCGGTGCGAAACTAGCACTTTTATATACCATTTTTGATGAATACGGTGCAATTGCAAGAAGTGCGTATATTGAAAATGCAGGTGAGAAAAATCTGCATGTATTAAATATGATGAGTTTAAGCCTGGATCTTCCAGATAAGGATTATGAATGGATGCAGTTGTCCGGTGCATGGTCCAGAGAGCGCTATATAAAGAATCGAACATTGGAGCAAGGCATAACAGCTATCGACAGCATGCGCGGAAATTCTTCTCACGAACATAATCCGTTCCTTGCTTTAAAACGTCACAATACAGATGAAAATGCAGGAGAAGCAATTGGAATAAGCCTTGTATACAGTGGAAATTTCCGTATGCAGGCAGAAGTAGATACACATGATGTGACACGAATTACAGCTG
This Ruminococcus hominis DNA region includes the following protein-coding sequences:
- a CDS encoding diguanylate cyclase domain-containing protein, with amino-acid sequence MKKKTLVPLIIFLLGICLVGLIVYKTDTHEKAERHTTAQLNATTYGERIKNEIISGIEITNTLEQILTSEDGEINHFDTIAENIISGSIASIQLAPDGIVTDIYPANGNEAGKIDLLHDKDRKEISCYARDHHTIITQGPFEFKQGGLGIAVRNPVYLKDENGQEYFWGFTIVILRIPDIFSDSIDAISNFGYEYRLSKTDTPWSDTYTIIEQSDGEMIHPVSYSFTIGEENWIFEVTPENGWRNTTLIAIIIGFFTLILLLLCGLTRMWLVSKENKNKFQILAHTDSLTNIHNRYRFDELAEEMIDKNPKEHFIAALLDIDDFKFINDIYGHVYGDRALKNLADNMKAFFPHDVVLGRNGGDEFCILLPNYTFKEAEELFQEFTKIPKTFTYKGKEYPFYISLGYAEYPTFAPNYAQLMRCADAALYEIKLHGKNGCMAYRKGLQSGVRKQLGFAFKDIAEHLPGAFIIYKADKKDDELFYANHEFLHMTGYKNIDEFFKLTKKRFRNLIREDEQQQIESSIWEQIDSGNENDYIHFHLRKADGSYLSVLDHGRIVESPQYGRVFYVLFMDWEDMHIHYKDKFSE
- a CDS encoding YitT family protein, which translates into the protein MDQAHLKRVGTVVTVILGNILYAFVIRLFLLPGNLMTGGTTGIGLVVKHFTGASISGFVLVFNIVMLLVGWTLLGKKFALTTVISSFTYPIALEAANHIFGDLVITTDPMLNTIFAGLGIGIGLGIVIRTGASTGGMDIPPLVLNKYFRIPVSLSLNVFDILILVLQIVYNPPERVLYGVLLVMIYTTVLDKVLMMGNTKTEVKIISSHVEEIRQAILAQVDRGVTMLYGEGGYRQEQTQIVLSIVSNRELPQVERLIRHIDPEAFMIVSRVTEVRGRGFSLSKHYGEEDA
- a CDS encoding MATE family efflux transporter: MSKDEYLITDVPLKALTVFAMPMILGSFFQQVYNMADSIIVGQFVGSSALAAVGACAALTNVFICVALGAGVGAGVLVSRYFGARDYSKMKTIVSTSLISFLILSILLGLFGFCFSHPMMSLLQTPADILDEAVLYLRVYFVGFPFLFMYNILSTMFTSIGESKIPLGLLIFSSVLNIFMDLWMVAGLGLGVFGAALATLIAQGISAVFSLLIFFSRMRRYKSHFSWFDGQELRSMLRIAVPSVLQQATVSIGMMIVQAVVNPFGTQALAGYSATMRVENVFSLIFVSIGNAVSPYVSQNLGAKKIERIKKGYHAALVLDLCFAVLAFIVIETLHTQISSLFLGKDGTALAYQVSGDYMRWLGYFFIFMGIKMATDGVLRGLGIMRPFLIANMVNLAIRLSVALICAPRFGIAFVWLAVPAGWLANFLISYAALRKSWPTDKVDSI
- a CDS encoding amidohydrolase family protein → MNKKKMIKALKGQIVYSESSNKLKICENGYLVYEANKIKGVYPTLPEEYEGILVEDYGNRIIVPGFVDLHVHAPQYAFRGLGMDMELLDWLETNTFPEESKYKDIIYAQKAYQMFVDNLKKSATTRACIFATIHKESTILLMDMLEKAGLATMVGKVNMDRNSPDYLREETEESVNETISWLEEVQKKQYQHTKPILTPRFIPSCTDELMCKLKDIQEKYQIPVQSHLSENYGEISWVQELCPKSEFYGDAYDQFGLFGRDSKTIMAHCVHSDEREIKRMKENGVFIAHCPESNTNLSSGVAPVRQYLEEGMHVGLGSDIAAGSTENMFVAMRYAIQASKLRWRLKDEKLSPLTMPEVFYMATKGGGEFFGKVGSFEAAYEMDAVVLDDKRLIHPQEMNVEQRLERMIYLADEREVYAKYVVGEKVSD
- a CDS encoding AraC family transcriptional regulator, which codes for MEDSYVLQLLKPKFKDFHLCFCGFAECKPLHSYGPAARPNYILHYVMKGKGIYQVGETKYPLKEGQAFLIEPESLTFYQADKTDPWSYLWVGFGGTEAQRFVRDLGLNSRQLTCECEYGEELKEIVFEMLHHTSSTAENLYYLQGKLYQFFSVLARGIEIQQYADDTKESIHVQEAIAYIKNYYSQKITVEDIADYLALNRSYLYTIFKNSLGISPKDFLTKFRISRGKEQLTLTDLSVEEIAVSCGYRNSLAFGKVFKQKMGMTPTQYRNDNRKAAREQLISAQNELKEYKKHKTIYVGNIEKE
- the melB gene encoding melibiose:sodium transporter MelB; the encoded protein is MENQKDTQKNPQYKYASTREKLCFGIGAIGKDAICNLVGAFLMLYFTDTLYLAPAFVGVLFLVARIWDAINDPMMGMIVDNTHTRFGKFRIWLVIGTLVNSVVFVLLFHSFNLSGTALYVYVSVMYILYGMTYTIMDVPYWSWLPNLTNDPREREKVSVIPRFFASLAGFSVATFGLYIINYLNKAAGESNLYAEKGYTLFAIIIAVIFIVTIGITVFNVKEESTVGISAEKTSLKQAFHVIVKNDQLLAFIGLLLTFNLCTQIAKSFAVYYFKCVCHDEYLYSIFGFAIIAEMAGLLCFPKIAAKISREKVYAFACGLPIAGFVLLGAAGYVAPQSNVLVVVCCALLFFGSGLSLGVTTCCMADVIDYGEVKFGVRNESVTCSAQTFLMKAATAVAGGLTGIGLQIVGYNAKAVTQSAATVMGIRVLMLVIPIILACASFGIYKKYYTLKGEKMEEITRKVNEMHAKKQTA